The DNA sequence TTCTCACAAGTCAATATATTTATGAAACTGAAGACTTCTATGATTTCAGCTATTGACCAACTTTGCATACCAACCATTCTGGAAGTAACATTAAAGTTTCTTTTGAAACTTGATTCTTTATCTTGATTCTGTATCAGTCATCATAGTTTTGCATTCAATACCCAGTACTATCAAATAACAGTACATTCATAAATGATACAACAAAATagaaaacataaaacaacatCACTACAAGATTTTTACTGAGAATATATCATATACCACAGCTTATCTAAATACTTTTAGTTGCACAATGTATCTGACAcaaaaattttttcaatttgacagGAAAATGTGCGTCAGGAAGCAACAAatacattgacaaaattaactGGTATCAGAGACCGCCAAGGGTTAGCtacactttttgaaaaatatggaattCTACAACGGTACACCAACCGGGATGTAAGTCACAGTTATAGAAATCTTTTATTGGGGAAAAACCAGGGAGTTTTATTTCATactactgatattttcaaaattttgcagaaaaagcATATAGTCACATTTTTCTCTCTGCTTGATGATCATTTGCCATTGAGCTGAAGGTATTTCAAGGAGCTTGTTTTGCGTAATCATATATTTACTGTATATTTCCTGATCTCTTTGCATCAGCTTGTGTTAACAACAATGCAACTTAGGCAAAAACAAATTAGGTTTTACCGCATTTAGAGTTGAAAGGATGAAATCCCTTTATGTATGGCTACAGTTGTGCTTATAGAAATATGGGTGGATTTTATAGTAATAGTACTTGTTTCACATGACCTGTAGGTGTGAACACTACAACATTCAATTATCAGTCACTATACCTGTGTTTATGTAGAACTTCAAACATATTTGTTGCTCTTGTACAATTCAACGTCTTCACTTTTTGGCATGCTAACAGTCATCTCATAACTAATCATCTGCTTAAAAGATTCTTTacataaatgtgataaattttgggaaaatatgaAATAGGGGATACATGTAGGGTATCAGAAACATTAAAAGTGTTCAGATACATGATAACACTCATAAAATGCATGCTCTGAAGACAGCTGaaaagttgtaaaatttgagtGCTCATAGGAAGTCACTTTCCTTTTTGcctttttctgattttcagagAGAAGTGataagagaattagcagaaagACAACAAAGGAAGTATATGGAAGAAAGTGAGAAAATGATGGCGCCGTACCGTAGCCGGCCAAGTGGCTTTTACGGAAAAGATCTAGGGGAAGATgagaaagcgccctcaatgTTGGAATTGTGGGTAGCTAGCACCAAGGCTGGACTTAAACCAGATAATGAGGATCTCAGCAAGGTATTTTTTGTGAACAGAAGTCACTTTGATGATGCACTCTGTGCTATGACTTTGGAAGGTTTAGTTTTTTGGTGTTCATTGATTGGCAGTCATCAGTTGGTAAATTTCCAAAGCAAAATTGAACTTGAGCAGTGTACAGCATTTTCCATTTTATGCAAAAATCATTACTAAGTAAAGGTCTTGTAGTTTGATCTCAAGAATTATTTCACGCACCCTGTTTCCAAATGAATAAAGATATACTTCCATCCAAGAAGTTAAAGTCTGTAGGAGTATGGTGTTGCATGAGAAAGCAATTTCATTCCTGAATATTGACAAAGAAGAatctaaatgaaaaaattgaagatCCTTACAGATATGAGGTCAAAGTAAACAGTTCTCCAATGATTCATTTATTAACACTCAACGAGCTGCCAGTAACATGACAGAAGTCTGCTGGGTAGAACTTTTGTAAAGGGTTTGTATTAAGGTAGTACGAgccttgaaacttttgctcaaactttcctcaaggaatcgtttcaaccattctctttcaaaaccaaaaatcaAAATCGGGGATCACGCAAATTTTGTTAATGGAGAAACAAAGTAcctgtcatccctgtgttaactctacgggaaaaaaacataaaagtaagacgatgaaaaattttcttacaccaagagcttcaatgagcccccacaagtggtagaacagaaaagtaattccgaatgtctgtcccccaGACGCATTCCACCTTTAATGTCTTAAAGTGTCTTTGTTGTGGATTTTGTGCCATACTTATTggtaatttatttattcaatgaaGTATGGTACAGTGTTTAGGTGGCTCAAGATCTCGTTTATAAAGTTCAAATGTGTTTTTGAACAATGGATATGTCTTTTGTAATTAAGTAAGACTTCTCAATGAGAAAGGGTGTGTTTCCCATGTACCAGTAACTCACTGTATAAATACACCAAGTACATATTTTGTTTGCCTTCCAGGAATACTCCACCGAGTCCCTGGCTGATGTCATTGATGCTGATTTCAGTCCCTGGGAACACACCAAACAGAGGGCAACCATGGACGCCAAGCACCCAAAAACCGTTCAGTTTAAGTCAAGTCGCTCATTAAACAAGTTCAAATCCTATGAAGAAATGCCGTACTATGATGACATGAGGTATTTTGCACCCCAGAGGGACAGACGCCAGTCCAGAATACAACATCGGACAGTCTTTCGGGAGGTTACAGATGGCTACATGGAGAGACTAATACGTCAGAAGGAAGAGCTTGCAGCAGCCATGAAGGAACAGCTGCTAAGACACAGAAGCAGATACAGAGCTGCTGTCAAGCGTGGTAAAGCCGCCAAACGCTTTCTCCCAAACCAGCCTGACTTCTACAAGTTCTATGCCCACAAGCGTCCCTCTCATCACCTGAAATCACTGGTCCGACCTCAAGGTGCCGGCGACAGGGTCGGCATAAGTGACCAGTATCGTCCAGTTCACATCAAAGAGGGGAAACTTACGGCGCAACCGGGGACAGACAATGACTTGACCATTGTTCTGGATGACAAGTGGAAACACCACCAGGACACTGAAGGCAGTTCCTTGTTTCCGGACACAGATTCAGGAATTCATTCGGAGCAGGTAACGGCATCGAGCATCAAACAGGAACAACTACAAAGTATCAGCAGTCAGATTGAACCCAGCAAGTCACAGCAAGGTGACAAAGTAAGTTCATAATCAATCAAGTGTTGACTATAATTTTCACTTTCCAATACAGATATCCGTTCATAATTGCACACTTTTATGGAAGCAATTGTCTGTTCCGATTCCCTTTACATTCATTCTTATGAATAATGCAGATGTGTGTTTAATGTTCTGattttttacgctcccatatatgcatatgtatatatacaaatggaggtattcgtataaggtggaaaaatggcgtctgtgtgtatgtatgtaagtatgtatgtatgtctgttagtccgtccggatcaaaaactcctaaaacgtagcacctactgtcttagtatttggtgtacaggtgcatctaggggtggagatgtgaatttgttcaaatgaacatgtcagtgccaaaaatatgcaaatgagggggaaaaaaggaaaaatcctacaaatggctaaaactcagtaagcattggtcagatttggttgaaactcggtatgcagatttctgtaggtattctaaattatgtgtgcaaaaattcggatgaaatttgcatgtttgtatttttagggtattttttccgtttttagtcaaaaattcttgttctctgaaatcgctcgtctgaatgctatgaaaattaacattcatgttcctcagaatgacctcagtcatgtttgtacaaattgtattgatattgtcatatttgtaattttggggcaattttcccaattctagataaaaatttttttaatccaaaaactgctgatttgatagctttgatacatgtattggtatacaggtatttaAGATTAATcttaatataatgtattgaaggtatgttgaaactggcaattttttttttatttttggggcaatttttgcctttttggtcaaaaaatttttctccaaaaacttctaatctggtagctttgatatctagtttacaggttcctagggtttatgtttattagatatatttaaaattaggatgaaatctgcaatttgtattttgggggcaatttttctcatttttggtcaaaaatttgtttctctcaaaatttaccagtctgattgctttgatatttagtaaaccggtccttagggtttttgttaataagatatattgaaattaagttgaaatccggaattttcaattttttggacaactttgcgaaactttcagttttacttggatatctttcattttgtatttttaagatttttttggtaatttttatacctactggaactacatgtaagagtatataatgtggtgatttagtaagcatttgatatagtaaactgtatttggtgttgaaatgcggtaaaaaattctggcagattttgaaaaaattccaaacaaatgccaataaaaaattcagccagagaaggtttgacaaaaagaaaaggtgagagagtgggaaaaaaagaatgtacaatggatcggataaaaaagatcatgtacctcatcaattttccagacaccatcccttatcaaatggtccatcccaatgtatttttgtacacaattaaccatgcagtgtattttagtttacaaTGTAAGATGTCaagtaaggatttgaaaggaatagtcaagttcaccacagtttaactttatctcttgtgtcatcatccttgtgtaattggtttgtaagttgttgcagatgtggatgtaccagctgttctggaagaaaacaatgtttattttttcctgtagggtttctgagttgattgtatgttgaaatttctccatgtatctggtgtatgggcaaagtgtaaacattggttgcatctcatgtatttcagtctatgtcaaatattgcaaatgaaagatcaaGAACattttactgtgtgcttgtaaagataacatatttgtcaatacataaactgccttgcagattgattgtcttaaaaattatcacagaagtagaaaaggaaaagaaactaatcaaattgctgtaacatattcactctcagtgcctgtataggcctatacttaactattttatcattacattcagctgtttgttatatctttatcactctccatgggccaaggcatacctggggtcaatgtcatcaccctgtgccagtctgtgtatgtcagtctgtctgtatatgtatgtccatgtttcatacaattgttgacttgttttgataactatatttaTAATAACTCGGCAAATTGTAAGTTCAGCTTTTTGAGTTTAATCTACAGCTGCCTTGTGAATATAAATATGACTTGAGATATTGTTAGCGGTCGTATACGGTAATAAAACAATTcacagaaagatgaaaacataaacaggAGCAGAGACGGTTAGTGACATAAACATGCTCACTccaattccctgtaaagagGTCCACATTCACCACTgacaacaatggatttgggctaaaccattatGATGGAAGGGTTGAAAGACGACTACTGATTCGTTTGTCATTTCCAAAAAGTTGGAAGAGAGCAAGTTTGTGAATGGGAGTCTTAAGATATGGTAAATAGTAGCTGGTAGCTCCTCGTGCTGGACTTTGAAACTTTTTTGACTTGAAATTGGTAAGCTTTCGGATGATTTCAAGATGGGTAGACTCCAAAAGTAGcctggttgaaagtttgaaaacaagCTGAACAATTGTTAAGCGACTTTTCATTCCTCAGCACTTGATGTTATTTGCATAGTTGGTACAATTAAGTACCAGTACAATCGTCTTCACAGACTTTTATACaaatactttttgagatacaaTGACTAGTTACTGTTAATGACATGCAGATACTGTGTGTTGAtactttttgtcatcttaaaattCTCATCCTGCTGATCTTACATGCCAATCCAAACCAATCACATCTCAGCCTTGTCTTGAAAGTTACAGCAGAAATTCAGGATAGAACAGAATTTTTGTACCACCATACTGGAAAATGTTAGATCACAAAATTTCAATGTGACAATTTGTACAAGGCTCATGGGGGAAAAACAACTGGAGGGGATTCCATTGGCCAATCAATGTATCCATTGCTATGCAAAGTAGAGTGTTTATCTCTAGGCAAAGATTTGACACAAAAGGCTACGCAGAGACAAAGTCTAAAAACATGCACCGTGTCACAATGTCTTATTGTGAATTGGCTAATGCGGTGAGCTTGCCAATTGTTGAACGGCTTAGCCTGCTGAGTATAGGTAAAAGTGGGTAGGCATCAGTGTTGCGTTTTGTTCCACTCAATATCAGTCCATCTCAAGTTTCATTTCTGTTGGTGCTCAGCTTCCATCATAAGCTATAATTGAGGTTGTAATATAGAAGCAGATTGACATCAGTTATCTGTGGAGAGTACATAGCAGCAGCTGTATCTTCTAAATGTTGCAGTAAGTTGTGTGTATTGCGTTTTATCCTCAGgtcacgtcattttgtttttcttttctgatcaattACCATTGCGCCAGTGTTTGTGTAAGTTCAATTTGGATACAACAGCAATGCAATTATACTTACCCTACTGCTCTCAAGTTTTCTGCCAGCATGCTATTTACATCTTTAGCAACCAAAAGTTgactacatgtattttttctttttttttgaactGCATACTGTAGTATGCGGTCGTTAGCAAATGGAGACATGAGAAACATAGTGTAGTactatcataaaacaaatcttgtcactgtgtgaaaaatgtgaaagtgtGTGTACATTTCCACAACTGAGGTCATGATTCTTTTAATTTGAAGTTTAACCTTGAAAAGTGACTTATACCCAAAGACATTGtttgtttcattgaaaaatcTACTGGACTGTTTATGTTTAGCATATCTTTTGGTTTGTCAGCAACCAACAATCATACTGTTTCATCAGTACATTGTCCAGTCTTTCTGATAACATAAAATCAGTCACACTGTTAAACTACGATGTATCTGGTATTTATAATTTGTCATTATGATCATCTTGTAGGCATTAAAAGATGAAAAATTACTTCAGCAGCTACATGGAATGTACACATCCACTGAAATAAGTCTTGGAGATTCAGGAGTGGGTTGTCCATCAGATATTTCAAGTCTTCGAATTGAAAACATAGATTCTCTTCCCAGTGAGATGTCTTCATTCAGGAAAAAAGGTAAAGCTGTAATTTTCACTTGTCGGAGATTTCAaaagttttgatatttcaaacagGATGTAGTGGTAATATAATAAACATACAGGTGGAAGATTGTTTTTCTCAAATTCTTCTTTTGATTGCATAATAACCATTGAATTTGGAGATGATTAAGTTTGACGTCATATGTAAAACTTGACTGACAAACATATTTTCAGTTCTCTTTATCATCCTTTAAACTCTGTTACtgtattttcatcaaaagttgaaaCTCATCAGGAATTATCTATTGTGCCATAGAAGACTTTTCAGtgtgttattatcagtgataatacattttttaattttggtaCCTGGTACTATGTTACTTACAGTTGCAGCATAGTTTGGGTGTACCATATTGTTGATTTAGACAGTAATGTAGGGGGGAGGGTGTAGTACTTCCTATAATCAATATTATAAGTTAAGTTTTTCCTTCTGTTGTGTGAATTAAAAAGTGTTTTAATCTTCTAAAAAATACAGTTGAATTGTCCTTCAAAAGATTGTTCAAGCAATAGAGTCATCCATGACACAGAAAGTGTAGAAGAAGACATACAGTAGTCAGTACCAATTTATCATGTATGCTGTGAAAGTCTGTCACTTTGTTCAATCTAACAGTGGCACAGCTCTGTCTAATTATCTACACAGCAAACAGTAgcaaaattgagtttttttgtaatttgaCATGCCAAATTAAAGTGTTGCCAATAACTTGAGCTCACATGAAGGTGACTATTAAATATGTTAAATCAACTGTCTGCATTTCGGCACTTGTCTTCCCTGTTGTCATGACTACCAGGCAAAGATTATTAGCTATGCGAGTTAGCATGTCAATATTGGACTTGATGAGTACCGTGAGAGTATGCACCTGTGTAGAAACCATTGGTAGTTTGAGAatgttttgatttgaattgtgTGACAACTCTCTCTGTTGATTGTCACTGTGCTGACAAATGCCATGCCAAGTGACAACACACAGGTGTTGTAATAAATAGATCAAAGGGAACTGAACAGATGTTGCTGCATTCTTTCTTGTACCTTTGGACAGCTTAGCAAATAAATTACAGTACAATGGTATCTACAACCAGTGTTCCAGCCATGCCAATTTGATGTATGATTGACTCTGTATATGTGAAAGCTGAATCagagaaatgaaataaatgccCAAATTGGCTGAAAAGTTGATACCTTAAGGTAGTTCACAACTCAAAATCAAAAggttaaacctttgctcaaactttcaactgttctctttcaaaatcaagattaaaaatcttgggtcactatgcaaattttggaactagagtaACAAAGTCAcctatatttactgatatttgaaattcaaaatggccatcatctctctctctattgGGGGAGGTACAAATCCAGATTTTTACAAGACTAAGCTTGAGAAAACTTCATTCAcaccataagcttcaaaatataACCCCCCAAAAGTGGTAGTCCAAAAATATATGGTAACTGGTACCTTTAAAGTAAGACAGCGTACTGCATGTAAGCCCTTACCAGCAACTTCCTATTATCCAAGTCTAGCCACACCATTCAAAACAGGTCATGAACATAAGTAACCCTGATTGAGCAGCAAATCTGGCCAAGACCACAGAGGTGAACAGGCTTGACCAGTATGCAAATACACAGTTAAGatgactgtctatgatttgaaGACATGCACTTGTAACAGCATGTGATGACAAACAtgaccaaagtcaattttatgGCATTCCAACAGAAAATTGGAGAGAATTATTCCAGAGACCAACGGCTCAACAAAGGAAACAGTTCTATGAGAAACAGCGCAAAGCAAGAGAATTGAAAGAGATGACTTTGCCTCCAATTGTGTACCTACATGACGACGTTGAAATGACGGATGGTGTGGCTGGACAGAGACTACTCAAGAAGCTGTCTATGATAGATAGAAAGAAACAGCACATTGATGAAGAAATGCACTGGCATGTGATAGAGTCCATGCCAGCCAAGCTGGATGTACACACCAATAGAGAGTATGTATACACCATTTACAATGCTGAGTTGacgttaaagggacaaagtcggccatttttcatgaatttgtttgatacaagatattatttatattatttaacatactgaaagatactgaatgaatgggtgaccatgcatatattcgaccccggttttacacacgatacatgaaaccatcgcgaaaatgaattaattttcatgatagttgtctaaaactggggtcaaatatatgcatggtcactcattcactcagtatctttcaacatgtcaaacagtaGTAATcttgcatgaaacaaaattcatgaaaaatggccgactttgtccctttgaagTCTGTCTAGCAGTAGTAGGCAATTACATGCTGCAAATTCACTAGATCACACTTTGAATTATCTGTTTGCATCAGTCATTGTGAAGCTGACCTTGCGTATTTTCTTAACTCTTTGAACCCCGCTCGGACAGAattgtccgatgacgtcatagcgtaccaggggtcagggtgcaaagggttaaaggcaaTCTTTACAAGTTCTGAGTACACATGATAAACTTGGGCAGGTGACTACAATGTGACATTACAGGTGTGAGTAGTGAATTGCTCAATGATGTGTGTGTAACAAGTCCCAGTAACAGTAGGTTTATTTACAGATTCAGTGGGTAGAGCACATTGTTCTAAATCAGTGTTTGTTTCCTACAGAACCACTGGAAGTACCAAATTTGGAGTGTTAAACATGACATGGACTACAGCGGTTCCTAGCTATGATAGGATCACACAGCTTTCAAAACAGCACACAATGAAGAGAGCATTAGAGAGAAGGAAAAAAGAAGCCCAGCATTCTAATGTAACATCCCCAGAAGAGATCCTAGATAGACTACACCATCACTGGCAAAGCAGGAGGTAAGGGGAAGCTTTCAGGCTCTCAAGACATCTCATGACATTTTCCAAATGCTGTATTGTTGTTTGAATAAATATCATAGTATGGCTAACCTGTCATGTTACCAAGTGAATAAATATAGTCAATTGAAGTTTAAGTTGaattaaaatcaaatatcaTACCACCCCCCACCCCAACCCCCCAGTCCTTGAATGGTAATCCAATTTCCCAAGCAAAAGCCATAGGCTTATACCAGACTGCTTATTCAATCCATCACTCCACAGGCATTGCTCAATTACAGATCTTAATTGACAGTTGACGTGTAACTTTTACTTGACCCTTCAAATGTGACTGTTCAGTTTCTTTTCATGGTACTTTAAAATGGCCATGGAACTGGGTAATCGTTtgtatatgcaatattttgatgaacTGTGAAAATTCAATTGGGTCAACGCCCAAGTGCTTTAGATGAAAACTTTCTCAATAAAGAAATAACATTGGGAATGCCAAGGGATAATAGCATGGTTTTCTGATGCCACTGTTAGAGGTTCGACAAGTATGATATTCATGAGTTTATAAACAGTGTTCATCTGTTGTATAGTTCAATTATTGCTGCTAAATTGCTGATCTGCATCCCATATGTAGGACTTGACTGTATTTCTTATTTTGCAAACAGGAGAAGTAACAATTTGTCGTCTTTGTCCAAACTGGAATCCCACTACGAATGGAGCAGTGCTCCTGCAGTTATCATACCACACATCGGTGAAGAAGAAAGTCTGTCATCACTAGCAAGTCAAGACTCTGACAGTGATCAAAAGGCTGAAAAAATATCGACGGTTAGTTCACATGATCTATTCTTGACATTTAGGAACTGAGGGAGGTCTAATGATCTGATTTCTAAAACAAAAGTAATGCTCTTTATTATACAGTACACCTCCTGTAACTTACAGGGTTTCATTGTATACTGTGTGTTTTGGTAGCAGGTGGTGGGGAGTCCAATAACAGTTGTGAGCAGTCCTCTTTAAACTCTGAACTCTCTCAATTATAATTCAGTCTTGTTTAGGTGTATTTGTAGATCAGTTCAGTATCACCGAGTTGTACATTGTCTGTTGCATGTCAGTACCATGGCTTTATTGTACAGTTGGAACTCTGTGAAACCAAAGGAAATTTtccattacattttaaaatttactggaaaataaaatatttgactagatttgatttgaaatatgtaCAGTGCCAGCTCGAGTACATTCTTGTATCACTACAGTGGGCCAGGTAACTGCTACTGATATTTAAACTCGTTTTACTGAGGGTTAATGAACGTCTATCACATACTGGATTGCTGAGACACATGCAAAGGCAGATATAATAGGGCTTTTcacatttctttcaattttgacaaTGATGTTTGCTATGACCACCTTGTAATAGTGTGTCTTCATTGTTTGTTCTGCAGTTACCATCAGTCCATGTGCCTCGGGTGAAATCTATAAATAACACAGACACCAGAGGGCGGCATAACACACAAGGTGAAGAAAAACTCCCAGAAATCAACGAGGCACTCAAGTTCTTGACAACAAA is a window from the Ptychodera flava strain L36383 chromosome 11, AS_Pfla_20210202, whole genome shotgun sequence genome containing:
- the LOC139144087 gene encoding uncharacterized protein yields the protein MSVSDQEILKSLSEIAEAEQEISLSPEELEQLTELAAYSLDKLSKSKSQPAVSVPTEPIMAAASKAAMLKSSSLCAVVSDAKQVPSQQQIEEGHDKLEDEEKAAEVTEDKEEKKNPWPIAPDGYIPNSVIRALMGYKPPPIQPLPIPWKLKPVPTLPSPLSKASSSPSFLDEPIIWESSSEEEIYEFSDFDFEEFDEDEEDSLMPLEVRRKSVAMAKQQKLRKQSLKYPPIKPMKLPKLKKFGKREIPKTMMEEGEEEEEEKEKMEKKEVPVTSLLIKISKMTWFPSDEEVDKENVVDVLIDLLVKVTPFTHRAVCQALVDIHKEFVIDDRQLDMAVNRLNKQLKHEHAMIRVNAVKTLGGFGLDRKDVILGLLPVLIDKAENVRQEATNTLTKLTGIRDRQGLATLFEKYGILQRYTNRDREVIRELAERQQRKYMEESEKMMAPYRSRPSGFYGKDLGEDEKAPSMLELWVASTKAGLKPDNEDLSKEYSTESLADVIDADFSPWEHTKQRATMDAKHPKTVQFKSSRSLNKFKSYEEMPYYDDMRYFAPQRDRRQSRIQHRTVFREVTDGYMERLIRQKEELAAAMKEQLLRHRSRYRAAVKRGKAAKRFLPNQPDFYKFYAHKRPSHHLKSLVRPQGAGDRVGISDQYRPVHIKEGKLTAQPGTDNDLTIVLDDKWKHHQDTEGSSLFPDTDSGIHSEQVTASSIKQEQLQSISSQIEPSKSQQGDKALKDEKLLQQLHGMYTSTEISLGDSGVGCPSDISSLRIENIDSLPSEMSSFRKKENWRELFQRPTAQQRKQFYEKQRKARELKEMTLPPIVYLHDDVEMTDGVAGQRLLKKLSMIDRKKQHIDEEMHWHVIESMPAKLDVHTNRETTGSTKFGVLNMTWTTAVPSYDRITQLSKQHTMKRALERRKKEAQHSNVTSPEEILDRLHHHWQSRRRSNNLSSLSKLESHYEWSSAPAVIIPHIGEEESLSSLASQDSDSDQKAEKISTLPSVHVPRVKSINNTDTRGRHNTQGEEKLPEINEALKFLTTKEAVPQSN